The DNA sequence TACTTTTAAGTTGAGTTATTCAACTCACAGTATATACGTGATGACTCCAATGCTCCTGTGAGAAGACGGTACAAGGAAAGGTCACATTATGCTGACCACTAGTCCACTTTGTTGCCATGAAGCATCTTTCAAAACTCACCACATATCTGCCTCCAACCCCAGAGGCTCATAGTTGACTATCTccggagctggaaaacaaataaCGCCAGCGCATCACAAACAttaggagacttttttttttttggtagcagcCATCACCGAATAAAAACACTCACCGACAAACTCAGGggttccaaaaatgtttttaaaatctgCTCCGTCTTCTAACTTGTGTGCTAACCCAAAGTCGATGACTTTGATGCGCGGAAGAGGAACGTTCCTGTCCAGTAGCATTATGTTTTCAGgctaaagaacaacaaaagtagTTGTCAAGACACAACTTTACAGTGTTGGTAATGGTATACACATATTGAAAACAGCACAAAATACCTTCTCCAAGGGCCCTCTGAtgcaagcattaaaaaaactaaacaaaacaatgcaatgATTACTTTCATAATGATGACTGATTGGTACCCATTCACTGGACTCTTCGTGAAACAATTGAAAATTTAAAATCTCAAccattgtgattatttttagtttaaTTTACCTTTCAAAACATCTAAGGACACTTGAgtgtaaaaaaaagcaacatgtaGAAGCTAAGTACTACTTACTTTCAAAGtgtaaaataattgtttttttatcgaATATTCAAATGTGTTGAGTTGGTGAATTTGGGGTTTTCATCGCTCCAAAGTATAAAAATTAGGATTATTAACATGATGCTGAAATGTTTCGTGCAATTTCACTTTTAttagcattatttttatttgctgaTTAGAAAATCACATGTTGTAGTTCTATTGCCTCATCATGAGGTGTGCAGGGCACATTTTTAACACACTGTAAACTACCAAATATGCCAAAGAGGGATTAAACTGttgattttgcaataaaatacaaaagcatCACTCTTGCAACGTGCATTGAAGATTAACTTGAAGGCTACAGGTTTTGCTTTAACAAAAATACCAAAGGTTTCAACCTTTTTCACCGAATGTGTAAAACGGCAAGCGCAAGTCACTCTTGCCATTTGCAGTAACACTGCTGCCAGTGTTAGCTCAGAAGGACATAGGGCTCAAGATGAAGTGGAAAGTGACACGACACATGCTTTTTATTACAAAGACGTGAGATGTGATTTACTTCTCGAATAATAATCCTCAGGAACATTTTGAAGGACTTCATCTAGCAAAATGGGACAATTTTCCCAAAATCATGCTTGAACCAAGTTCAAAATGGCAACCCCCCAGACAAAACGGTGACTGACAGCGTGTAGCGTGGGCGACACTGCTCTTCGAAACAGATGCGATAATCTTGTGGTGTTTATATCTGAGAGTCTGGACAGCTGCCTCCGAAAACAGGAAGGAAGCTTGGGTCACGATACCCTCACAGGCCTTACATCAAccatatttcacattgtggTTGTATGTACACTGCTTACGTGTACATACAACCAcaagtttttttccctcccccgcaCACATGAGATACGTGAATATGTTGTACCTTTAGGTCAAAATGTGCAATCCTCTTGGAGTGGAAGTACTGGACACCATCCAGGATCTGTTTGATAAACTGAGTGGCCTCTTCTTCACAAAGCGACTCCTTGCGAGCCAGGAAGTCGAACAGCTCTCCGCCAGAAACGCTGTGACccatacacacaaacagacacacacagtgagTCATGCAGCAAGCCCTCAAACATTATCTGAGTGTGTTCTCAGGATCGGGATGCGCTCAATTAGCATGCCTGGGATTGCTTTGGCAACAACACTGCACTTCTTgcagcaggatttttttttaaaaggattgATGAAAAGCTCCAAATACAGAGCGTCCTATCAGCAGCTGGTAGCACGCCAGAAAAGGCACATTGAATCCACGGCGGAGTTTGTGACGCACTCTGTCACGTCACGCGGCTGACAAAAGCCGTCAGATGCTAAACTGAGCATTCACAGTTAGTTTCTAATCGGGTCTTCCGCGTTGCCAGGGCGGCAGACTGGGCCCCTCTTCACTGAGGGCTCTAttcaaaatgagcattattgaTTCTGTGAGAGACATTCGGGCACAGGAATGagcgcaaacaacaaacaaggaCACAGAAACTCACTGACCAAACTGACAAGCTTTTggcaaacataaaatgaaaatgccaaAGTACAGTTTGAGTTGGCTTTAACAAGTGTGTTGTAGAAGACCACAGATAACAACactgcacattccaaaaacatacgtcaggttaaatataaaatatatattgtccataaatgtgaatgtgagtgtgagcagggGGTTGGAAACTTCATTCAaacgaaattttaaaaaaggaaacctttttaaaactgacaaaaaacaaCTCATCTCGTTGTGCTAAAATACACAATATATCTACTTTCAAAGATCTTGTCACAGGAATCCCACAAGGTACAATCTTGGGTCCAATTCTGTTTTGTCTTTACATAAACATCACTACAGCATCGGTGAATTAGCATCGTTTGGAATTAGCGTCGCAAAAAACACAGAACTGAGTTTTTGCGCAACTTGCTGACATCATGGGTGATTCAAGAATGGGGACGTTACATTTTTCcccagaaaaatacaaaacataacTGCAATGAATCCCATGATGACAAACTAACCTTTAAGGCCTGTGTAACATGCTGATATCTCAAATGGCTGAAATTGAATTAGTACTCAATCTCAGGGGCACTCAATTTTAGAGGTTCCATTGAATtgtgattttattaaaaaatagcaGCTCAGAAATCCAGTGTGAATTGCTATCAACACACATCGattccaaaaatgaaatgaattgaggACATCTAATAGCATAACTTATTTTGACATTGCCATTCAGCCTGTGACGCCACCATTTGGTACCACTCAGTTTCTATCTAGAATCATTCCTTTGAGCCCGTCACGGAACAAATCCGACACATTAGAACCGATGAGGGTTTGGAGTGAGAAAAACAATACGGCAACTGTCCCAAATAACTTTCAGTCATGCACCATAAAACTTGAATAAGGTTTATGTGAATGCTTGACTCACACAACTGCCAATCTGAAATagcccacgaaaaaaaaaaactgcagttgAGCTAAGTTGTGTTGTGGACTCACAGCTCAAGGACAAGCACCACGTCCGTGCGATTCTCGTAGACGTCGTGAAGGGCCACCACgttggggtgctggagctgctGCAGGATGTCCACCTCCCTCTCGATCTCCTCGCGCCGCACACCGCGCCTGCTTGCCCGACTCTGTCGCTTCTTGACGAACTTGGCGGCGTACTCGACGCCCGTGCTCTTCTCCGTGCAACGCTTGACCACTGCAAACTGACCACTGTGGAAACAAAATAATGATCGTTTTGGCCTAATCAGATTTCAGTCTCTATGTGTCGACAACGGGACCGTTACCGATCAGATTTCAGACTGACTCGGGTGGCCCTGGATGACATTAGCATTTTTTAGTCCTATGATTGTTGTTCAGAGAAATACTTAACACACATGTAAAGGTGCAGCGCTTGCAAACGCATCCGCTAACAAAAATCAGCGAAGCGAAGATACCAAAAGTAGCTAGCCAAAATGACGAAAAGAATGTTACATTGACAACTTCTGAAACAGACGacttgaaaaacatttgaaagatttaatggtaaagaaataaaaataggttTCTATTAATTAGTTAaaggaaaaaacatgtttaaaaacatgtttaaaagtCTTTAATCTAAGATATAGGGAGtggtatttttttaacctggatttaaaagcatacTGACTTCACTTCGCTTGGCATCTTGGGAACAGTTTAAGAGCTAAATGCAGCTTCACCACGATCGTGGTGTTGTCACTGAAGGCTCAGGGGCCAAACGAACGTCCCCCCGacggaataaataaaaaatattttcaccgCCAGAACCCGCTAATGCAATCCTCAAGCGTCAACAGGATATAGTCGAGGGTGAAGGCAAACGTCTGGAAGGATGAAATATTGCGGTATGATGCATCACTTCCCGTTTGAGAACAATCACTTGAAGCCGCAAGTGAGGGCCAAGATTCTGTCCTCCGACTTGAGCTAACTTCCTGCCAAGTATCCAACGATTCGCACCCTAAAGATTTCACAACAGAGAGAGGATGGTCTGTTCGGGCTGCGTTAAGTTTCTTATCAAACCCGTCCTTCACATTCCAACCAAGTTTTAATATACAGCATGTGGCAACTTAAGCATCTCTGCCTTTTTTATGTGGGGCAATGGATCATAAACCAAAGATCATTTACGCTCCTTTACAGGGGCGACATACATGGtggccggggagggggggggggcacatcttgtaaatttccccccccccacccccatttaccTATGGGACACTAAGGACGGAGCTCCaggaattctgcctagcaacaagtggcgTGGCAAAtatgtgatgaaaaaaataataattttgttgatCCGTTGCTACAGATGTGCTCGCAATATGAAACGGAGGTAAAATAACAAGGCCTGGTTttctacatactgtatttaagtTGTCCATGATACAAGTGCGCCTTATCGTCCCTATGTCCACTGTTATCATCGTTATCTGCTGAGCTAAGAATAACATGCTGTGCACCTGTCATCTCTTCACCGCTACAGAGAAGAAGAATGTCTCCAGGGCTGGGGAGAGACACATCAACCAAACAACTACTGTATGTGCACATGGAAGATTGAGAGGACATATTTGCTTGTTTTAATTGCTGGTAACCGCATAAACCTCATAAACTCTTCTtcactattttgtcatttttgggaCGGCGCTTTGCTGTATTCGGTTATACCCTTTGTCTGGAATAGTTCTTTAATCACACGTTGGGGCAGGCAAGCAAATTCACACTGGACAGCTCATCGAGCCTCTCATGCTTTGGTAGGTGACATGAAAAATGATcactttttgtcatatttgttaaAACAGTCATGATTTGACAGGAGTGCAAGGTAAATTTCATCTGTGACGAAATCAGCCATCTCTGGCCCAAACTTCTGCCTTTAATTTGATGTAGAAGAAATCAGTGAGtccaaagaaaacaacacattaGAAACTGAAGGCATGTTTTACGAGGTGTCAAtcatttgtcacacacacatcacaggcACTTAGCCCAAATTTACCACGGCGAGAGTAGCTGTTGTGAAGGATATttttaatcatccatccatccattttccaatccacttatgctcacaagggtcgtggggagtgctggagcctatcccagctgtctttgggcagtaggcgggggacaccctgaaccggttgccagccaatcggagacgaacaaccatccgcgctcacactcacaccgagggacaatttagagtgtccaatcagcctgccatgcatgtttttttggaatgtgggagcaaaccggagtacccggagaaaacccacgcaggcctgttgagaacatgcaaactccatatcaagaggccggagctggaattgaacccgatacctctgcactgtgaggtcgacacactcaccactggtccaccgggccgcctgtttttattttggtgctTGAAAGTCCCTTCATGTGAAAATATTTAGTCTCCTACCTTTATTTTTAAGAAtacgcgtgtgagtgtgtgtgtgtgtatgtgtgtgtgtgtgtgtgtgtgcgtgcgcattgttgaaatgtaatttcTTATATTAATTTTATGAGATAATATTCTTTGAAGCATTAATATTAAACACACCGTGTGATGCTCTTGGCAggactgaaaacatttgaaaattcgGATAAATTGTTCAGGAAGTGAATTTCTCTCGGTTGGCCACTCTGTGGATGTGAACTTTAGCGCGGGTGCAGCCAAGAAAAAAGATTAAGGTTAAGGAAAGTTGGTACCAAATTTAGGGGACAGATTTTTACACATGACATATTCACCGACAGGCCAGCGAAGACAAATCATGATCAAATTCCGGGCAGATAAGATTGCACGATCGGATGGAGGAGCTGAGGAAGAGGACAGGGTGTAGAATCCAGTAGATGATAACAACTCTTCTTCTAAGTGTGAGAGGAGACAGATGAAAGAACGTGAATTCCGGTATACTCCCTCTGCTTGTTCTGTTCACGGGACCCCTCGCCCCCCTTGAGACCCGACTGATAAGTTGACCCAAATTCTAGTCAAAGGCAAGATCATACGTGTACTCTACTTGTTATAAAAGTGCCTGTGGGAAGCAATTCTCATGTGCCctgtgtgtcacaattacaaAGAGGAAGTTCTTTTATCTTGGTGGTGGGCCGAAATGTGAATCATGTCATCGGGTACAGTGAAGTATAGAGAGGAGAAACAAAGAGCGCAGCGATGCCGCAGGTGGTATTCCGCAACGGGCAGGGCGTGCCGGCCATTTTAGCCTTAAGCTAGGCCGCCGGGACAGAAAGTCGCTTTTCATCGATCGGTTTTCCCACATCCAACAGCTGAAGGTCATTATCCACAGCCAAGGTCGGGGGAATGTGTGGACAAGTGGCGCCGGTCTTTTAGTTTGACACATTTCTGAGCCCAGTAACATCGCAGGAGCCACGTGACGCACGCGTATGCATAATTGAACAAGCCGAGTTGCAAA is a window from the Hippocampus zosterae strain Florida chromosome 3, ASM2543408v3, whole genome shotgun sequence genome containing:
- the dapk2b gene encoding death-associated protein kinase 2 isoform X1; this encodes MRTPGMALFKQQAVEDFYDIGEELGSGQFAVVKRCTEKSTGVEYAAKFVKKRQSRASRRGVRREEIEREVDILQQLQHPNVVALHDVYENRTDVVLVLELVSGGELFDFLARKESLCEEEATQFIKQILDGVQYFHSKRIAHFDLKPENIMLLDRNVPLPRIKVIDFGLAHKLEDGADFKNIFGTPEFVAPEIVNYEPLGLEADMWSIGVITYILLSGASPFLGDTKQETLGNISAMSYEFDEEFFSKTSELAKSFIRQLLVKDTRKRMSIEDALNHPWIKPHNTRQAMVKRLSVVNLENFKRQYARRRWKLSFRIVALCNHLTRIMKKGHKLPAEDGRDCESDQEEIEILKRRPRARKRSSTS
- the dapk2b gene encoding death-associated protein kinase 2 isoform X3, which encodes MRTPGMALFKQQAVEDFYDIGEELGSGQFAVVKRCTEKSTGVEYAAKFVKKRQSRASRRGVRREEIEREVDILQQLQHPNVVALHDVYENRTDVVLVLELVSGGELFDFLARKESLCEEEATQFIKQILDGVQYFHSKRIAHFDLKPENIMLLDRNVPLPRIKVIDFGLAHKLEDGADFKNIFGTPEFVAPEIVNYEPLGLEADMWSIGVITYILLSGASPFLGDTKQETLGNISAMSYEFDEEFFSKTSELAKSFIRQLLVKDTRKRMSIEDALNHPWIKVLCVCVCVCVCVCVCVCVCVSACDLN
- the dapk2b gene encoding death-associated protein kinase 2 isoform X2 — encoded protein: MRTPGMALFKQQAVEDFYDIGEELGSGQFAVVKRCTEKSTGVEYAAKFVKKRQSRASRRGVRREEIEREVDILQQLQHPNVVALHDVYENRTDVVLVLELVSGGELFDFLARKESLCEEEATQFIKQILDGVQYFHSKRIAHFDLKPENIMLLDRNVPLPRIKVIDFGLAHKLEDGADFKNIFGTPEFVAPEIVNYEPLGLEADMWSIGVITYILLSGASPFLGDTKQETLGNISAMSYEFDEEFFSKTSELAKSFIRQLLVKDTRKRMSIEDALNHPWIKVLCVCVCVCVCVCVCVCVCVCVSACDLN